One genomic window of Caenorhabditis elegans chromosome I includes the following:
- the F53G12.4 gene encoding LisH domain-containing protein (Confirmed by transcript evidence) produces the protein MHSTNPILRQLADQLSELPQYAPLRTYIRATISATLGETPKKTSRDLTYRERVTHSMIADWLEQNGYPISSQVLKTEMSGNYMESAEKHVENGEKIDNLLRSQLKIDIRDGTGDDFERKSIKSIGAGRPFAKINMVDKQRAPLKITPLSDEEFRKTMRKRMEMERERLARLSNQAEDDSDDSSSSSDSSTSSASSSSEEKLTFSDILGKPTAAGAEKMIELSQIPNAWGPSKSALVTDDVASTSDPLPAIFNAHLPPLSMGRPPLTKSAKSREIDAIFGSDNVDYDLEDFEQDGVAKKKSILPMEKKKEEAKPKEQELVEPLVLSEGESIDELEDFDTGLLSSGGSDYSF, from the exons ATGCACTCAACAAATCCTATCCTGCGTCAATTGGCCGATCAATTGTCCGAATTGCCACAATATGCACCATTGCGG ACATATATCCGCGCGACGATAAGTGCCACGTTGGGGGAAACGCCAAAGAAAACGAGTAGGGATTTGACGTATAGag aacGTGTCACCCATAGCATGATTGCCGATTGGCTCGAGCAGAATGGATATCCAATATCATCTCAAGTCTTGAAAACAGAAATGTCTGGAAACTACATGGAGAGTGCAGAAAAACACGtggaaaatggggaaaaaatcgataatctatTGCGAAGtcagctgaaaatcgatattcgcGATGGCACCGGTgacgattttgaacgaaaatcgataaaatcgatTGGCGCCGGCCGCccgtttgcaaaaattaatatggTCGATAAACAGCGAGCACCGTTGAAAATTACACCGCTTAGTGATgaggaatttcgaaaaacgatGCGGAAACGGATGGAAATGGAGAGGGAACGA ctcgCACGTCTATCCAACCAGGCAGAAGACGATTCCGACGATTCATCGTCCTCCTCCGACTCTTCCACGTCATCCGCGTCGTCATCTTCCGAGGAGAAGTTGACTTTTTCGGATATCTTGGGGAAACCCACAGCAGCTGGCGCGGAGAAAATGATCGAACTAAGCCAAATTCCCAACGCATGGGGTCCGTCAAAATCCGCGTTAGTCactgatgacgtggcaagcACTTCTGACCCACTTCCGGCGATTTTCAACGCACATCTTCCGCCGCTCTCCATGGGACGACCACCGCTGACAAAAAGCGCGAAAAGTCGGGAAATCGACGCCATTTTCGGCTCGGATAACGTGGATTATGATTTAGAGGATTTCGAGCAGGATGGCGTGGCGAAGAAAAAGTCTATACTGCCTatggagaaaaagaaggaggAAGCGAAACCAAAGGAACAGGAGCTAGTGGAGCCGTTGGTCTTGTCAGAAG